One segment of Nitrospira sp. DNA contains the following:
- a CDS encoding glycosyltransferase family 4 protein gives MKIVIAAWHLKNFNVGIGRYARELIEALGRVDHTNHYDILLPQADHPFTAHPNMRYRVIRFPLFRRRFWEQVAPLLVGSYDVLHFPYDSCVVWKRGKFVATIHDVKPLLFPELRPRANLNSRIEDWLVGNRWQTIDQVITVSEHSRRDLLAHVPLRPDQVSVTPLGLDAERFRPAQQRHGGRPYVFCVAGSDPTKNVGVLVEAFATLPLDLRNKFDVVLAGDVCKREDIRAAIERRGLSAQAKLVSLLSDAELVTYYQQATVFVFPSLYEGFGLPVLEAMGCGCPVICSNAASLPEVAGEAAVLVDPRRPDQLAEELTRVLGSAALQSTMRARGLAKAQEFVWERTARQTVAVYERTVGR, from the coding sequence ATGAAGATCGTCATCGCCGCCTGGCACCTGAAAAATTTCAACGTGGGAATCGGACGCTATGCCCGTGAATTGATCGAGGCCCTGGGGCGGGTCGATCACACCAATCACTACGACATTTTGCTGCCCCAGGCCGATCATCCGTTTACGGCGCATCCCAATATGCGGTATCGCGTGATCCGGTTTCCGCTGTTTCGCCGGCGATTTTGGGAACAGGTCGCGCCGTTGCTGGTCGGCTCCTACGATGTGCTGCATTTTCCCTATGATTCCTGTGTGGTCTGGAAGCGCGGGAAATTTGTCGCGACCATTCACGATGTCAAACCGTTGTTGTTCCCGGAACTCCGCCCTCGTGCCAATCTCAATAGTCGCATCGAAGACTGGCTGGTGGGGAATCGTTGGCAGACGATCGACCAGGTGATCACGGTCTCGGAGCATTCCCGGCGTGATCTATTGGCGCATGTGCCGCTTCGTCCGGACCAGGTGAGCGTGACGCCGCTGGGCCTCGACGCGGAGCGATTCCGACCGGCTCAACAGCGGCATGGGGGAAGGCCTTACGTATTCTGTGTCGCCGGATCTGATCCGACCAAGAATGTCGGCGTGCTCGTCGAAGCCTTCGCGACACTTCCCCTCGACTTACGCAACAAGTTCGATGTGGTCCTGGCGGGTGATGTCTGCAAACGCGAGGATATCCGTGCTGCAATTGAGCGGCGTGGGCTGAGTGCGCAGGCGAAGCTGGTCAGCCTCCTGTCCGACGCCGAACTCGTGACCTATTATCAGCAGGCGACGGTGTTCGTGTTTCCTTCCCTGTACGAGGGATTCGGCTTGCCCGTGCTGGAGGCGATGGGTTGTGGGTGCCCGGTGATCTGCTCGAACGCGGCATCACTCCCGGAGGTGGCCGGTGAGGCTGCGGTGCTGGTCGATCCACGCCGACCCGACCAATTGGCGGAGGAACTGACCAGGGTGCTGGGATCGGCCGCCCTCCAATCCACCATGCGTGCTCGTGGGTTGGCCAAGGCGCAGGAATTTGTGTGGGAACGTACGGCGAGACAAACGGTTGCGGTCTACGAACGGACGGTCGGCCGGTGA
- a CDS encoding GDP-L-fucose synthase, with the protein MEKTARIFIAGHRGMVGSAIVRALMARGYDKLIVRTSKELDLRDHACVAAFFAEVKPEYVFLAAAKVGGILANSTLPAEFIYDNLAIQTNVIHQAYLHGVKKLLLLGSSCIYPRDSPQPMKEEYLLTGPLEPTNEWYAVAKIAGIKMCQAYRRQYGCDFIAAMPTNLYGPNDNFDLNHSHVLAALIRRFHEAREQDTPPTLWGSGTPRREFLHADDCAEACLFLMDRYSDPLIMNVGAGEEISIAQLAVLVAEVVGYHGEIRWDRTKPDGMPRKLMDCGRMTTLGWTPRIGLREGLKDAYQWYVQHEAGRRGGTLGVQ; encoded by the coding sequence ATGGAAAAGACAGCGCGTATTTTTATTGCCGGCCACCGGGGGATGGTGGGTTCGGCAATTGTACGGGCGCTCATGGCCCGTGGGTATGACAAGCTGATTGTCCGTACCAGCAAGGAATTGGATCTGCGCGACCACGCGTGTGTGGCCGCATTTTTTGCGGAGGTCAAACCCGAGTATGTCTTCCTCGCCGCTGCCAAGGTCGGCGGCATTCTGGCCAACAGCACACTGCCTGCGGAGTTTATTTACGACAACCTGGCGATTCAGACCAACGTCATCCATCAGGCCTACCTCCACGGTGTGAAAAAGCTGCTCCTGCTGGGTTCCTCCTGTATCTATCCCCGTGATTCGCCGCAGCCGATGAAAGAGGAGTATCTGTTGACCGGTCCGCTCGAACCGACCAATGAGTGGTACGCAGTGGCGAAGATCGCCGGGATCAAGATGTGCCAGGCCTATCGGCGGCAATATGGGTGCGATTTCATTGCGGCGATGCCCACGAACCTGTATGGCCCGAACGACAATTTTGATTTGAATCATTCCCACGTCCTGGCGGCGTTGATTCGCCGGTTTCATGAGGCACGCGAGCAGGACACTCCTCCCACGCTGTGGGGCTCCGGCACCCCGCGGCGGGAGTTTCTCCATGCGGATGATTGCGCAGAAGCCTGCCTCTTTTTGATGGACCGCTATTCCGACCCCCTGATCATGAACGTCGGCGCCGGGGAAGAGATTTCCATCGCTCAACTCGCGGTGTTGGTAGCAGAGGTGGTTGGCTATCACGGAGAGATACGCTGGGATCGCACCAAGCCCGATGGCATGCCGCGGAAGTTGATGGATTGCGGCCGAATGACCACCCTTGGCTGGACTCCCAGAATTGGGCTTCGGGAAGGTCTGAAAGATGCGTATCAGTGGTACGTCCAGCATGAGGCGGGACGCCGTGGCGGCACGTTGGGTGTGCAGTAG
- the rfbD gene encoding dTDP-4-dehydrorhamnose reductase, which yields MRIVVTGAQGQLGTDLRRVLQQHQVTGLDLPDFDLTRQDCSKAIVDAAPEIVIHAGAHTDVDGAERAPALAMAVNADGTERVARAAAQAGARLIYVSTDYVFDGTGTRPYLETDSTNPASAYGASKCAGEQRALSCCENTLVVRTAWLYGLQGKNFVKTILQLAAERPSLRVVADQRGCPTYAEDLAGMISKLVAHPARGILHVTNDGHCTWHEFATEIVRLAGYRVPVEPITTADMPRPAKRPAYSVLSAERLHQLGFTMPSWQDGLQRFMHALSATSPLPSRA from the coding sequence GTGCGCATCGTCGTGACCGGCGCTCAAGGGCAACTGGGGACGGATCTTCGACGGGTGCTGCAGCAGCATCAGGTGACCGGGCTCGACCTTCCCGATTTTGACCTGACGCGTCAGGACTGCAGCAAGGCCATTGTTGATGCGGCGCCCGAGATCGTGATTCATGCCGGCGCGCATACGGATGTGGATGGCGCGGAACGTGCCCCGGCTCTGGCGATGGCCGTCAACGCTGACGGCACCGAGCGTGTCGCCCGCGCGGCGGCGCAGGCCGGCGCGAGATTGATCTATGTCTCGACCGACTATGTGTTTGACGGCACGGGAACACGTCCCTATCTGGAAACCGATTCGACCAATCCCGCCAGTGCGTATGGTGCGTCCAAATGCGCAGGCGAGCAGCGGGCCCTCTCCTGTTGCGAGAATACGCTCGTGGTCAGGACGGCATGGCTCTATGGGCTGCAGGGGAAGAACTTCGTGAAGACCATTCTCCAGCTGGCGGCCGAGCGTCCATCCCTGCGTGTGGTGGCGGACCAGCGAGGCTGTCCGACCTATGCAGAAGACTTGGCTGGGATGATCAGCAAGCTGGTGGCGCATCCGGCGCGGGGCATTCTGCATGTGACGAATGACGGCCACTGCACCTGGCACGAATTCGCCACGGAGATCGTGAGATTGGCGGGGTACCGAGTGCCGGTTGAGCCGATTACCACGGCGGACATGCCCAGGCCGGCCAAACGTCCGGCCTATTCGGTGCTGTCGGCGGAACGGCTTCACCAACTCGGGTTCACGATGCCATCCTGGCAGGATGGGCTGCAGCGATTCATGCACGCGCTGTCGGCCACTTCTCCACTTCCTTCGCGCGCCTAG
- a CDS encoding flippase-like domain-containing protein, translating to MAVGIVWYLLSTGAVDWTKVQSLREHPFAVGGVIAIFLLMYAISVVRWRMLLSCQDIPLTLRDASEATWFSLFLNCILPGGGFGGDTYRVAYVACRFPVNRAAGVVSVLVDRGLGFYALVSVAAFVALAYLQLVMSDPVLMALAVCAGLVTVGGALLAIIAGICAPDAVVTHAGDAVHSSAAGIRRIVAAVRQATGLYMRAPLTLCAALGLSLVIQALAIIAVMILGVAMEFTHMSPTDYVFAAPWGWLANLFPLTLGGIGVGEVAFEKVCHLIKVGDATGGYATIFLGYRVLATGATLPGLILWLLSAKSWKGFTQPCEVMEGVRE from the coding sequence ATGGCTGTTGGTATTGTGTGGTATCTCCTGTCCACCGGTGCTGTGGATTGGACGAAAGTGCAGTCGTTGAGGGAACACCCGTTTGCCGTGGGTGGTGTCATCGCGATCTTTCTCCTGATGTATGCAATATCGGTCGTACGTTGGCGGATGCTGCTTTCCTGCCAGGATATTCCGCTCACTCTTCGCGATGCCAGCGAGGCAACATGGTTCTCGCTGTTTCTGAACTGTATTTTGCCAGGCGGAGGATTTGGCGGCGACACGTATCGTGTTGCCTATGTCGCATGTCGATTTCCCGTTAATCGCGCCGCTGGGGTTGTGTCAGTCCTTGTTGACCGCGGTCTTGGGTTCTATGCGCTCGTGTCAGTCGCGGCGTTCGTGGCGCTGGCCTACCTGCAGCTGGTGATGTCGGATCCCGTCCTGATGGCACTGGCCGTCTGTGCCGGGTTAGTGACAGTGGGTGGCGCTCTGCTGGCAATCATCGCAGGAATCTGCGCACCTGACGCGGTCGTGACGCATGCCGGGGATGCCGTCCACTCATCCGCCGCAGGCATTCGGCGAATCGTGGCGGCGGTCCGACAGGCCACGGGGCTCTATATGAGAGCTCCGCTCACACTGTGTGCTGCCTTAGGCCTGTCTTTGGTCATTCAAGCACTGGCTATCATCGCCGTGATGATTCTTGGTGTGGCGATGGAATTTACGCATATGTCCCCCACCGATTATGTGTTCGCCGCTCCATGGGGCTGGCTGGCCAATTTGTTTCCGCTCACTCTAGGAGGGATCGGCGTGGGCGAAGTGGCGTTCGAAAAAGTCTGTCACTTGATCAAAGTCGGTGATGCGACAGGAGGGTATGCGACCATTTTTCTCGGCTACCGTGTGCTGGCGACTGGGGCAACCCTGCCGGGCCTGATATTGTGGCTATTGTCCGCCAAGTCTTGGAAAGGCTTCACTCAACCTTGCGAAGTAATGGAAGGAGTGCGCGAGTGA
- a CDS encoding glycosyltransferase family 2 protein, which yields MTSVSVVIALYNQLDFTRQCIETLKRHSPDSVELILIDNGSVDGTVDYLRTVNATTILNPTNLGCAKAWNQGIRASHGAVIGILNNDILVTPGWLDALLTFMEKQGLGIGCPAAREGLLDYDLPAYAKLFTTACAEAVRYELYAPCMLIRREVFDRVGLFDEGFEYGGCEDTDFLWRTKAAGFSVAMTGSAFIHHFSKVTQDAVTRLETNQYWNHNMAHFTRKWGRTIRGNWFQRRWTDIRNKWVRRSELRRFRHMLVEKLPPTGTARAHGS from the coding sequence GTGACATCGGTAAGTGTAGTGATTGCGCTCTACAACCAGCTGGACTTCACGCGGCAGTGCATTGAGACGCTCAAGCGGCATTCTCCCGACAGTGTTGAGTTGATCCTCATCGACAACGGGTCGGTCGACGGCACGGTCGACTATCTTCGCACGGTGAACGCCACGACGATTCTGAATCCGACCAACCTCGGCTGTGCCAAGGCCTGGAACCAGGGCATCCGAGCCAGTCATGGGGCGGTGATCGGGATCCTCAACAACGACATCTTGGTAACGCCGGGATGGCTGGACGCCTTGCTCACGTTCATGGAGAAGCAGGGGCTGGGCATCGGGTGCCCCGCTGCGCGGGAAGGGCTCCTCGATTACGATCTGCCGGCCTACGCCAAGCTGTTTACCACTGCCTGCGCAGAGGCGGTGCGGTATGAACTGTATGCGCCTTGTATGTTGATCCGCCGGGAAGTGTTCGACCGGGTTGGGCTTTTCGATGAAGGGTTCGAATACGGCGGCTGTGAAGACACAGACTTCCTGTGGCGCACCAAGGCGGCGGGTTTTTCCGTCGCGATGACCGGGTCGGCGTTCATTCATCATTTTTCGAAAGTGACACAAGATGCCGTAACGCGGCTCGAGACAAACCAATACTGGAACCACAATATGGCGCACTTTACCCGCAAGTGGGGACGTACCATCCGAGGGAACTGGTTCCAGCGTCGCTGGACTGACATCAGAAATAAATGGGTCCGGCGATCAGAGTTGCGGCGATTTCGCCATATGCTGGTCGAAAAGCTGCCTCCGACCGGCACGGCTCGGGCGCACGGCTCGTGA
- a CDS encoding glycosyltransferase → MKILYLTDAERDYLADQIYDGLCAVLGRDCVIDFPRKELYHRASSTQAGSASDADLTVDRVATLIHEGIIDLVVVSSPRAGAVRACLELARLESLPPVVFLDGEDDRHIRDDLARSLRAGLYFKREFPLNAAAAGSRGRWSDDAAPLSGSATRLYPLPFSVTTAELEPLPTAARDVDVSFVGRASHRKRVRAVKLLTGASDIRFEGGLYAEPTDRSSKLTDSWFGIMAAKLRGDPPGQGSSEKLGRESYRLLLARSKTALSIRGGGYDTLRYWEIAASKTPLIAEAPDIVIPHNFEHGVHAIFCRPDLADLVEWVRRLRDDEDVRNGLAEAAYAHVLAHHTSAARAMYMLDLCKQML, encoded by the coding sequence ATGAAGATCCTGTACCTCACGGATGCCGAGCGCGATTATTTGGCTGATCAGATCTATGACGGGCTCTGCGCCGTGCTCGGCCGTGATTGCGTGATCGATTTTCCCCGTAAGGAGCTCTATCACCGGGCGTCGTCGACACAAGCGGGTTCCGCTTCCGACGCGGACCTAACCGTTGATCGCGTCGCGACCCTCATTCACGAAGGGATCATCGATTTGGTAGTCGTGTCGTCTCCGCGGGCCGGGGCGGTCAGGGCCTGTCTGGAACTCGCCAGGCTCGAGTCCCTGCCGCCTGTCGTCTTTCTGGATGGGGAAGACGACCGACACATCCGTGACGATTTGGCGCGATCGTTGCGCGCAGGACTGTATTTCAAACGGGAGTTTCCGCTGAATGCAGCGGCTGCCGGTTCGAGAGGGCGGTGGTCGGACGACGCGGCGCCGTTGTCAGGCTCGGCGACTCGACTGTACCCCTTACCCTTTTCCGTCACAACAGCCGAACTTGAACCGCTTCCCACGGCTGCTAGGGACGTGGACGTCTCTTTCGTGGGGCGGGCATCCCATAGAAAACGGGTTCGCGCAGTGAAGTTGCTGACGGGGGCCTCTGATATTCGCTTCGAGGGAGGCCTTTATGCCGAGCCTACGGATCGAAGTTCAAAACTGACGGATTCGTGGTTCGGCATCATGGCTGCCAAGCTGCGAGGCGACCCGCCGGGGCAGGGATCGAGTGAGAAGTTGGGCCGCGAGTCGTACCGCTTGTTGTTGGCCCGGTCCAAGACGGCGCTCTCGATACGGGGAGGCGGGTACGATACTCTTCGTTATTGGGAGATTGCGGCTTCGAAAACGCCCCTGATTGCGGAAGCGCCGGACATTGTGATCCCCCATAATTTCGAACATGGGGTACATGCCATCTTTTGCCGCCCGGATTTGGCGGATCTCGTCGAATGGGTTCGACGTCTTCGCGACGACGAAGACGTACGGAATGGTTTGGCCGAAGCAGCCTATGCGCATGTCTTGGCCCATCACACATCGGCCGCTCGAGCCATGTACATGCTGGATTTGTGTAAACAAATGCTTTAG
- the rfaQ gene encoding putative lipopolysaccharide heptosyltransferase III yields the protein LIIKLRHIGDVLLSTPVLRTLREAFPAAQLTMLVNRGTEGVLAHNADVNDVLCLEKGAWADQCKFVYRLRERGFDCVIDLTDGDRSAVISLATGAPLRIGFNAEHRWRGLLYSKVAKPRPVDQHRVEYDLCALRALGLDPKPGMPSVSVSGSEEQMVDRWLKEQGLTGDHCPPLVLVQPGARYSLKVWPPERFAQLSDRLVERFHCRILLGGDQREREVAEQVARKTHCAPIVVAGKFSLLQYAALVKRCALFVGNDGGAMHIAATVGTPVVALFGPTYPERWGPRGGLTQVMYKGLDCRACYHPSCLRGDDSCMRQISVDEVYEAASRMLAGGRGSSSELIGTVDSGSGDQEESIDIDGNTR from the coding sequence CCTGATCATCAAGTTGCGGCATATCGGGGATGTGCTGTTGTCGACGCCGGTGTTGCGCACGTTGAGAGAGGCCTTTCCCGCCGCGCAGCTGACGATGTTGGTCAATCGCGGGACGGAAGGGGTGCTGGCGCATAATGCGGATGTGAACGACGTGCTGTGCCTTGAAAAAGGGGCATGGGCTGACCAGTGCAAGTTCGTCTATCGCCTTCGTGAGCGGGGATTCGATTGCGTGATCGACCTGACCGATGGGGACCGTTCTGCCGTCATCAGTCTCGCGACCGGCGCGCCCCTCCGGATCGGTTTTAACGCGGAGCATCGCTGGCGTGGTTTGTTGTACAGCAAGGTGGCGAAACCGCGCCCCGTCGATCAGCACCGCGTGGAGTACGACCTGTGCGCCCTGAGGGCGCTGGGCCTCGATCCCAAACCGGGGATGCCGTCGGTCTCGGTTTCCGGGTCGGAGGAGCAGATGGTGGACCGATGGTTGAAGGAACAGGGGCTGACCGGAGACCATTGCCCGCCGCTGGTGCTGGTGCAACCGGGCGCACGGTATTCGTTGAAAGTCTGGCCGCCTGAACGGTTTGCTCAGCTGAGTGACCGCCTCGTGGAACGGTTCCATTGCCGGATTTTGCTGGGTGGTGATCAACGGGAGCGTGAGGTCGCCGAGCAGGTCGCCCGAAAAACGCATTGCGCGCCGATTGTGGTGGCCGGGAAATTTTCCCTACTGCAGTATGCCGCGTTGGTGAAACGGTGCGCCTTGTTCGTGGGAAACGACGGCGGCGCCATGCATATTGCCGCGACAGTGGGCACGCCGGTGGTCGCGCTGTTTGGTCCGACCTATCCGGAGCGGTGGGGACCGCGTGGCGGCCTGACGCAGGTGATGTATAAAGGTCTGGATTGCCGGGCCTGTTACCATCCCAGCTGCTTGCGCGGGGACGACAGTTGCATGCGCCAGATAAGTGTAGACGAGGTCTATGAGGCCGCGAGCCGTATGCTGGCAGGAGGAAGGGGATCGTCGTCAGAGTTGATCGGTACAGTCGACTCCGGGTCGGGCGACCAAGAAGAGAGCATCGACATTGATGGCAACACAAGATGA
- a CDS encoding NTP transferase domain-containing protein: MKGVVLAGGLGSRLLPLTKVTNKHLLPVYNKPMIYYPIQTLVNAGITEIMLVTGGNSAGDFLKLLGNGRDFGLKHLSYTYQQGEGGIADALRLAEHFADDGPLCVVLGDNLIQGNIAKAAEAFRMQKKGAKILLKEVKDPQRFGVPHLEGNRVLSIEEKPAHPRSSYAVTGIYFYDSRVFEITRTLTPSGRGELEITDVNNAYIASGELTWDVLDGWWTDAGTIESLLAANQLVAQTGANRMEL; the protein is encoded by the coding sequence ATGAAAGGTGTCGTACTCGCCGGTGGTCTCGGGTCACGATTGCTGCCACTCACTAAAGTGACCAACAAACATTTGTTGCCTGTCTACAACAAGCCGATGATTTATTACCCGATCCAAACGCTCGTGAATGCCGGCATCACGGAAATTATGTTGGTGACGGGCGGCAACAGCGCCGGTGATTTCCTGAAATTGCTGGGGAACGGCCGGGATTTCGGTTTGAAGCATCTCAGCTATACCTACCAGCAGGGCGAGGGCGGAATCGCCGATGCATTGCGGCTGGCGGAACATTTTGCCGATGATGGTCCGCTCTGCGTCGTGCTGGGAGACAATTTGATTCAAGGTAACATTGCCAAGGCCGCAGAGGCGTTTCGGATGCAGAAAAAGGGCGCGAAGATTCTGCTGAAGGAAGTGAAGGATCCTCAGCGATTCGGTGTGCCCCATCTTGAGGGAAACCGGGTGTTGAGTATCGAAGAAAAACCTGCCCATCCTCGCTCCTCCTATGCGGTGACCGGCATTTATTTTTACGATAGCCGCGTGTTTGAGATTACCCGGACGCTGACGCCGTCGGGGCGCGGCGAACTGGAGATTACCGACGTCAATAACGCGTACATTGCCTCCGGAGAGTTGACGTGGGATGTGCTCGACGGGTGGTGGACGGATGCCGGCACGATAGAATCGCTCCTCGCCGCCAACCAGCTTGTCGCACAGACCGGGGCAAACAGGATGGAGTTGTAA
- a CDS encoding class I SAM-dependent methyltransferase — protein sequence MTGLRNILSLPEAYRWMREGLGLNRWLRSYVQQYIKPEPGARILDIGCGTGEVVRYLAGTTYVGFDHHPPYIEYAVRIFGDRGRFVLGDVADHLPELEGQFDLVMANGVLHHLNDTLAQRAFQLGAAVLQKGGRMITVDPCFYEGQGALTRLIVSHDRGEYVRPFDRYAKLTKSSFRFVDSALWAGNFPIPFSVAIVQCRNEVFQSS from the coding sequence GTGACAGGGCTACGTAACATTCTGAGCCTTCCGGAAGCCTATCGTTGGATGCGCGAAGGTCTTGGCCTTAATCGATGGCTTCGGAGCTACGTCCAGCAATATATCAAGCCGGAGCCTGGAGCTCGTATTCTGGATATCGGATGTGGCACGGGTGAGGTCGTTCGGTATTTGGCCGGAACGACATACGTCGGTTTCGACCACCATCCCCCCTACATCGAGTATGCCGTGCGTATATTCGGAGATCGCGGGCGGTTTGTCTTGGGGGATGTCGCCGACCATTTGCCGGAACTTGAAGGGCAGTTTGATCTTGTCATGGCTAATGGCGTGTTGCATCATCTCAATGACACGTTGGCCCAACGAGCGTTTCAGCTCGGCGCGGCAGTTCTTCAGAAAGGTGGACGGATGATCACCGTGGATCCTTGTTTTTACGAAGGACAAGGCGCGCTCACGAGACTGATCGTCAGTCATGATCGAGGCGAATATGTGCGGCCTTTCGATCGATATGCCAAGTTGACGAAAAGTTCGTTTCGTTTCGTTGACAGCGCGCTCTGGGCTGGGAACTTCCCGATTCCATTTTCTGTCGCCATCGTGCAATGTCGAAACGAGGTCTTCCAATCCTCATGA
- the rfbB gene encoding dTDP-glucose 4,6-dehydratase, which produces MRILVTGGAGFIGSHLVRRLIQSGRHSVVNLDALKYSGNLENLADLADHPQYRFVHADIGDQQAVHAALVEHRIEGIINCAAETHVDRSILDPGAFARTDVVGTGILLEEARQLGLHRFLQVSTDEVYGSVEQGSSTESDRLEPRSPYSASKAGGDLLVLSYWTTYRFPVVITRGSNTYGPNQYPEKFIPLFATNAIDGEPLPLYGDGKQCRDWLSVYDHAAGIQHVFEQGEPGTVYNVGGGNERENITVAEQIVTALGTPRSLIRFVQDRPGHDRRYSIDCSRLRALGWSPQVPFEAGLKQTVEWYRTHEQWWRKIKSGEFKEYYRRQYEKRLEKGTSCASS; this is translated from the coding sequence ATGCGCATACTCGTCACGGGAGGCGCCGGGTTCATCGGGTCGCATCTGGTGCGCCGATTGATCCAGAGCGGTCGCCATTCGGTCGTGAACCTCGACGCGCTGAAGTATTCCGGCAACCTGGAAAATCTTGCGGATCTAGCCGACCATCCTCAGTATCGTTTCGTCCATGCCGACATCGGAGATCAGCAGGCCGTGCATGCTGCGTTGGTGGAGCATCGTATCGAGGGCATCATCAATTGTGCGGCGGAAACGCATGTCGATCGATCGATTCTCGATCCCGGGGCATTCGCCCGCACCGACGTGGTCGGCACGGGTATTTTGCTGGAAGAAGCCCGCCAGCTCGGCCTACACCGATTCTTGCAAGTCAGCACCGATGAGGTGTACGGCAGCGTCGAGCAGGGGAGTTCGACGGAGAGCGACCGGTTGGAACCGCGCAGCCCCTATTCGGCCAGCAAGGCCGGCGGGGATTTGCTCGTCCTGAGTTATTGGACGACCTACCGATTTCCCGTTGTCATCACCCGTGGCAGTAATACCTACGGCCCGAATCAGTATCCTGAAAAATTCATTCCGCTGTTTGCCACGAATGCGATCGATGGAGAGCCGCTTCCGCTCTACGGGGATGGCAAACAATGCCGGGATTGGCTGTCGGTCTACGATCATGCGGCCGGGATTCAGCATGTCTTCGAGCAGGGCGAGCCGGGAACCGTCTACAATGTCGGCGGTGGAAACGAGCGCGAAAATATCACGGTCGCCGAACAGATCGTGACGGCGCTCGGAACGCCTCGCTCGCTGATTCGGTTCGTTCAGGACCGCCCGGGGCACGATCGTCGCTACTCGATCGATTGCAGCCGCCTGCGGGCCCTGGGATGGTCGCCGCAAGTGCCATTTGAAGCAGGGTTGAAGCAGACAGTCGAGTGGTATCGGACGCACGAGCAGTGGTGGCGAAAGATCAAGAGCGGTGAGTTCAAGGAGTACTATCGCCGGCAGTATGAGAAGCGTCTCGAGAAGGGCACATCGTGCGCATCGTCGTGA
- the gmd gene encoding GDP-mannose 4,6-dehydratase codes for MNALITGITGQDGSYLAEFLLAKGYDVYGVIRRSSSFNTARIDGIYQDPHTSGAKLHLVYGDLNDASSLNRIIRTVRPDEIYNLGAQSHVRVSFDIPEYTAEITALGTVRLLEAIRESGLRPKFYQASSSEMFGKVQDVPQRETTPFYPRSPYGAAKVYAHWITVNYREAYNLFACSGILFNHESPRRGETFVTRKITKAAARIKLGLQQDLFLGNLDAKRDWGYAGDYVEAMWLMLQQEQPDDYVVATGETHTVREFLEVAFGHLDLDWQRYVKIDPRYFRPTEVDLLIGDPSKARRQLGWKPTVGFHQLAVMMVEADVEAERLKLQGTASRGGLG; via the coding sequence GTGAACGCCCTCATCACAGGAATTACCGGTCAAGATGGGTCATACCTCGCGGAGTTTCTCCTGGCGAAGGGATATGACGTCTACGGCGTGATCCGCCGATCCAGTTCTTTCAACACTGCGCGGATCGATGGGATTTATCAAGATCCGCACACGTCAGGGGCCAAGCTGCACCTGGTCTATGGGGACCTCAATGATGCCAGCTCGCTCAACAGAATCATCCGAACGGTTCGACCTGACGAAATATACAATCTGGGGGCGCAGAGTCACGTGCGAGTCAGTTTCGATATTCCTGAGTACACCGCTGAAATCACGGCTCTGGGCACCGTGAGATTGCTGGAAGCCATTCGGGAGTCGGGACTACGCCCTAAATTTTATCAGGCGTCGTCGAGTGAGATGTTCGGTAAAGTGCAGGACGTGCCTCAACGGGAAACCACGCCGTTTTACCCTCGCAGCCCGTACGGCGCTGCAAAAGTCTATGCGCACTGGATTACGGTCAATTACCGGGAAGCCTATAATCTCTTCGCCTGTAGCGGCATTCTATTCAATCATGAATCGCCGCGGCGGGGGGAAACCTTCGTGACCCGGAAGATCACCAAAGCCGCTGCGCGGATCAAGCTGGGATTGCAGCAGGACCTGTTTCTCGGGAATCTGGATGCGAAGCGAGATTGGGGGTACGCCGGGGACTATGTCGAAGCGATGTGGCTCATGCTGCAGCAGGAACAGCCTGATGATTATGTCGTGGCGACCGGGGAGACGCACACGGTCCGCGAGTTTCTCGAGGTGGCATTCGGCCATCTGGACCTGGACTGGCAGCGATATGTGAAGATCGATCCACGTTATTTTCGTCCCACGGAGGTCGATCTGCTGATCGGCGACCCGTCGAAAGCGCGACGACAACTCGGATGGAAGCCGACCGTAGGTTTCCATCAATTGGCGGTGATGATGGTCGAAGCGGATGTCGAGGCCGAGCGACTGAAGCTGCAGGGGACTGCATCTAGAGGGGGCCTAGGATGA